The following coding sequences lie in one Variovorax terrae genomic window:
- the moaA gene encoding GTP 3',8-cyclase MoaA, translating into MAERVIPLVDQRAAAQAAPRPALPVGVPAQPVASSGLLSDRLGRPLHDLRISVTDRCNFRCSYCMPKEVFDKDYPYLPHGALLSFEEITRVARLFVAHGVRKIRLTGGEPLLRKNLEVLVEQLAALRTADGAPLDITLTTNGSLLARKAKALKAAGLQRVTVSLDGLDDVVFRRMNDVDFPVAEVLDGIAAAREAGLGPIKVNMVVKRGTNEHEILPMARHFKGSGIVLRFIEYMDVGATNGWRMDEVLPSADIVRLIHAAMPLVQLGHSAPGETAERWAYADGSGEIGVISSVTQAFCRDCNRARLTTEGQLYLCLFATRGHDLRSLIRGGASDADLASAIGHLWQGRDDRYSELRGSLPPEAAGGARRVEMSYIGG; encoded by the coding sequence ATGGCCGAGCGCGTCATTCCCCTGGTCGATCAGCGCGCCGCTGCGCAGGCGGCGCCGCGCCCGGCGCTGCCCGTCGGCGTGCCGGCGCAGCCGGTCGCCTCCAGCGGGCTGCTGTCCGACCGCCTGGGCCGCCCCCTGCACGATTTGCGCATCAGCGTGACCGACCGCTGCAACTTCCGCTGCAGCTACTGCATGCCCAAGGAAGTGTTCGACAAGGACTACCCCTACCTGCCGCACGGCGCGCTGCTGAGCTTCGAGGAGATCACGCGCGTGGCGCGGCTGTTCGTCGCGCACGGCGTGCGCAAGATCCGGCTTACCGGCGGCGAGCCGCTGCTGCGCAAGAACCTCGAGGTGCTGGTCGAGCAGCTCGCCGCGCTGCGCACGGCGGACGGCGCGCCGCTGGACATCACGCTCACCACCAACGGCTCGCTGCTGGCGCGCAAGGCGAAGGCCCTGAAGGCCGCCGGGCTGCAGCGCGTGACCGTGAGCCTGGACGGGCTGGACGACGTGGTGTTCCGCCGCATGAACGACGTCGATTTCCCCGTGGCCGAGGTGCTGGACGGCATCGCCGCGGCGCGCGAGGCGGGCCTGGGCCCGATCAAGGTCAACATGGTGGTCAAGCGCGGCACCAACGAGCACGAGATCCTGCCGATGGCGCGGCACTTCAAGGGCAGCGGCATCGTGCTGCGCTTCATCGAGTACATGGACGTGGGCGCCACCAACGGCTGGCGCATGGACGAGGTGCTGCCCTCGGCCGACATCGTCCGGCTGATCCACGCCGCGATGCCGCTGGTGCAGCTCGGCCACAGCGCGCCGGGTGAGACGGCCGAGCGCTGGGCCTACGCCGATGGCTCGGGAGAAATCGGCGTCATCAGCAGCGTGACGCAGGCCTTCTGCCGCGACTGCAACCGCGCCCGCCTGACCACCGAAGGCCAGCTCTACCTGTGCCTGTTCGCCACGCGCGGGCACGACCTGCGCTCGCTGATCCGCGGCGGCGCCAGCGATGCCGACCTCGCCTCGGCCATCGGCCACCTCTGGCAGGGCCGCGACGACCGCTATTCGGAGCTGCGCGGCTCGCTGCCGCCCGAGGCGGCCGGCGGCGCGCGGCGCGTCGAAATGAGCTACATCGGAGGATGA